A single genomic interval of Musa acuminata AAA Group cultivar baxijiao chromosome BXJ3-4, Cavendish_Baxijiao_AAA, whole genome shotgun sequence harbors:
- the LOC103983360 gene encoding GDSL esterase/lipase At5g33370-like, with protein sequence MSEPLLLFAYVTFVAVFGSSSTSSEARAFFVFGDSLVDSGNNNYLATTARADTIPYGIDSPSHRPTGRFSNGRNIADVMSEQLGGEPTLPYLSPELRGEKLLVGANFASAGVGILDDTGIQFANVIRISKQLQYFEEYQEKLSALVGRSQARKIVSHGLVMITLGGNDFVNNYYLVPLSLRSRQFSLPDFVRYLILEYRKVLVRLYELGARLILVTGTGPLGCVPAELALRRSLSGDCDPELQRAANMFNMLLFDLVRELNLEIGYVSFIAANAFNMHMNYITSPQVYGFITSKVACCGQGLYNGVGLCTAVSKLCEDRDAYAFWDAFHPTEKACRIIVREILSGSEEYMHPMNLSTILARDATV encoded by the exons ATGAGCGAGCCGTTGCTTCTCTTCGCTTATGTCACCTTCGTCGCGGTCTTTGGGAGCTCCTCGACATCTTCGGAGGCCCGCGCCTTCTTCGTCTTCGGTGATTCCCTCGTCGACAGTGGCAACAACAACTACTTGGCGACCACTGCTCGAGCTGACACCATTCCTTACGGCATCGATTCCCCGTCTCACCGGCCGACAGGGAGATTCTCCAATGGCCGTAACATAGCTGACGTTATGA GTGAACAACTTGGAGGTGAACCCACGCTGCCTTACCTCAGCCCCGAGCTGCGAGGGGAGAAGCTGCTTGTTGGCGCCAACTTCGCGTCGGCGGGGGTTGGGATTCTAGACGACACCGGGATCCAATTC GCAAACGTCATTAGAATCAGCAAGCAGCTGCAATATTTTGAGGAGTACCAGGAGAAACTGAGTGCTCTGGTAGGTCGATCGCAGGCGAGGAAGATAGTGAGCCACGGGCTGGTGATGATCACCCTCGGGGGCAATGATTTCGTCAACAACTACTACTTGGTCCCCCTTTCTCTGCGATCTCGCCAGTTTTCTCTGCCCGACTTCGTACGCTATCTGATACTCGAGTACAGGAAAGTTCTCGTG AGGCTGTACGAGTTGGGGGCTCGTTTGATCCTCGTCACCGGGACCGGGCCACTCGGTTGCGTCCCAGCCGAGCTCGCCTTGAGGAGAAGTCTGAGCGGCGATTGCGATCCCGAGCTCCAAAGAGCGGCAAATATGTTCAACATGCTGTTGTTCGACTTGGTGAGGGAACTCAACCTCGAAATCGGCTAtgttagcttcatagcagccaacgCCTTCAACATGCACATGAACTACATTACGTCTCCGCAGGTCTACG GTTTCATCACGTCGAAGGTCGCGTGCTGTGGGCAAGGACTTTACAATGGCGTCGGGCTCTGCACTGCGGTATCCAAGCTCTGTGAAGATCGAGACGCGTACGCCTTCTGGGACGCGTTCCATCCTACAGAGAAAGCCTGCAGGATTATAGTGAGGGAGATTTTGAGTGGTTCCGAGGAGTACATGCATCCCATGAACTTGAGCACCATCTTAGCTAGGGATGCCACAGTTTAG
- the LOC135636471 gene encoding probable leucine-rich repeat receptor-like protein kinase At1g35710, whose protein sequence is MESPSFLAFLHLLLSLLLALPLAQASPTSQAHALLHWKSSLRRPTPRALRSWNIDTHNTTTASPCHWFGITCTNGLVTNVSVLRAGLAGTLDTLDFTALRSLTVLRLRRNSLFGAIPAAIANLSSLADLDLSHNRFSGELPASLAVLSGLVKLDLSANQVGGKLSSAALANWTRLTHLQLQFNRLTGTIPDEIRYLSNLRVLRLYKNRLSGSIPHQVGELTNLVVLNLNTNNLTGSIPPSIANLTKINSISLYHNTLSGPIPSCLGNLSQLKLLYLLNNGINGPIPHEFGNLVNMEDLRLSENLLTGTIPSSLGNLTNVETLYIYMNELSGPIPPVLGRLSMLKSLSLSFNQLSETIPHALGNLLSLEDLVVSKNQLSGLVPPSFGNLTRLTDLEIFQNQLSGSLPQELANLTNISQLQLSSNDFSGPLPPDVCKGGKLEYFSANENHFDGPISRSLRNCTSLVRLQLSNNHLTGDVSQVFGVYPNLDFIDLSDNRFSGELSTNWVKCPNLATLHMSGNMITGRIPPQFGNITQLASLDLSSNQIVREGEYHQISETCLA, encoded by the exons ATGGAGTCCCCGTCGTTTCTTGCTTTCCTGCACCTGTTGCTCTCCCTTCTCCTAGCTCTCCCACTGGCTCAAGCTTCTCCAACGTCCCAAGCACATGCTCTCCTCCACTGGAAATCCTCTCTCCGACGCCCAACACCAAGAGCTCTGCGGTCCTGGAACATTGACACACACAACACCACCACCGCCAGCCCATGCCACTGGTTTGGGATCACGTGCACCAATGGGCTAGTCACCAACGTGAGCGTCCTGCGAGCTGGCCTGGCCGGCACGCTCGACACACTCGACTTCACCGCCCTCCGATCCCTGACcgtcctccgcctccgccgcaaCTCGCTCTTCGGCGCCATCCCCGCCGCCATCGCCAACCTCTCCAGCCTCGCCGATCTCGACCTCTCCCACAATCGCTTCTCCGGCGAGCTCCCTGCCTCACTGGCAGTCCTCTCCGGCCTCGTGAAGCTCGACCTTTCTGCCAACCAAGTGGGTGGCAAACTCTCATCGGCGGCCCTCGCCAACTGGACCAGGCTGACACACCTACAGCTTCAATTCAATCGACTCACTGGAACCATTCCCGACGAGATCCGGTACTTATCCAACCTTCGTGTTCTTCGTCTCTACAAGAATCGATTAAGTGGCTCCATACCACATCAAGTTGGTGAGCTTACGAACCTGGTTGTGCTAAATCTGAACACCAATAACCTGACAGGCTCTATTCCTCCATCTATAGCCAATCTAACAAAGATAAACTCCATCTCTCTCTACCATAACACTTTGTCTGGTCCCATTCCTTCTTGCCTTGGAAACTTGTCACAGCTCAAACTCCTGTACCTCCTCAACAACGGCATCAATGGTCCAATTCCTCATGAATTCGGCAATCTGGTCAACATGGAGGATCTCAGGCTGTCAGAGAATCTCTTAACAGGCACCATCCCTTCTAGTTTAGGGAACCTAACAAATGTAGAGACTCTGTACATCTACATGAACGAGCTATCTGGGCCAATACCACCAGTTCTTGGGAGACTGTCCATGCTTAAATCTTTGTCATTGAGCTTTAatcaactctcagaaaccattcctcATGCACTAGGAAATTTGCTGAGCCTGGAAGATCTGGTAGTCTCCAAGAATCAGTTATCTGGTCTGGTTCCCCCATCTTTTGGCAACCTGACGAGGCTGACAGACCTGGAGATCTTCCAGAATCAGCTCTCAGGTTCTTTGCCTCAAGAACTAGCGAACCTCACCAACATCTCTCAGCTGCAGTTGAGTAGCAACGACTTCTCAGGCCCTTTACCTCCAGATGTATGCAAGGGAGGAAAACTCGAGTATTTCAGCGCGAATGAAAACCATTTCGATGGTCCGATATCGAGAAGCTTGAGGAACTGCACCAGTCTGGTAAGGCTTCAACTGAGCAATAACCATCTCACAGGTGATGTCTCCCAAGTCTTTGGAGTGTACCCTAATCTGGACTTTATTGATCTAAGCGACAATAGATTCTCCggcgaactctcgacgaactggGTCAAGTGTCCAAACTTGGCCACTCTGCACATGTCAGGCAACATGATCACAGGAAGAATACCTCCCCAGTTTGGCAACATAACTCAGTTGGCATCACTTGATCTATCTTCTAATCAGATAGTTAGAGAG GGAGAATACCATCAGATATCGGAAACTTGTCTAGCTTAG
- the LOC135637139 gene encoding MDIS1-interacting receptor like kinase 2-like, translated as MLDLSHNSLTGTIPSDIGRLDKLENLNLSHNGLSGSLPSSYSDMQSLLTFDVSYNNLEGPIPENRFLQNAQVEWFEHNKGLCGKVLHLSPCPQPASRHGSNKRRKIVLASVLPPVVLLFLVILLGLIITLRVRRKNLKENNTEASAKDLLSALDFDGKVLYDEIVEATENFDEKYCIGVGGYSSVYKAQIRTGQVVAVKKLHSLDDERGFRSEIEALTKIRHRNIVRFYGFCSHARCMFLIYDYIEKGNLSTILSSEEVATELDWSKRVCLIKDVADALSYMHHDCSPPVVHRDKSSKNILLDSELKARVADFGIARSVNPDSSNWSEHAGTPGYMAPELSYTMKITEKHDVYSFGVVILEVLQGRHPGELISAWPSDGQSILLMDLLDQRIPLPTPEESNAVMLAAKLALQCISIRPQSRPSMQHVSQALDAGKVEATRQPFHTVQLHQLMRFT; from the exons ATGCTTGACCTCAGTCATAATTCTCTCACAGGGACCATCCCAAGTGACATTGGCAGGCTTGATAAGCTGGAAAACCTGAACCTCTCTCATAATGGACTTTCCGGTTCCCTTCCATCGAGCTACAGTGACATGCAAAGCTTGTTAACCTTTGATGTGTCGTACAACAACTTGGAAGGGCCAATTCCTGAGAATCGATTCTTGCAGAATGCGCAGGTAGAATGGTTTGAGCACAACAAAGGCTTGTGCGGCAAAGTGCTTCATTTATCTCCATGTCCACAACCTGCAAGCCGCCATGGTTCAAACAAGCGCCGCAAAATAGTTCTTGCAAGTGTGCTTCCTCCAGTGGTGCTTCTTTTCCTCGTGATTCTACTCGGATTGATCATTACACTCCGCGTTCGACGGAAAAATCTGAAGGAAAACAACACGGAAGCCTCCGCTAAGGATCTACTTTCTGCATTGGATTTTGATGGAAAGGTTCTGTATGATGAAATCGTTGAAGCCACAGAAAACTTTGATGAGAAGTACTGTATTGGGGTGGGAGGATACAGCAGTGTCTACAAAGCACAGATCCGTACAGGCCAGGTAGTAGCTGTTAAGAAGCTTCATTCTTTAGACGATGAGAGAGGATTCAGGAGTGAGATTGAGGCCCTGACCAAGATACGGCATCGTAACATCGTGAGATTTTATGGCTTCTGCTCTCATGCTCGGTGCATGTTTCTCATCTATGACTACATTGAGAAGGGCAACTTATCGACCATTCTGAGCAGTGAAGAAGTAGCCACCGAACTGGACTGGAGTAAGAGAGTATGCCTCATCAAGGATGTGGCCGATGCTTTGTCCTACATGCACCATGATTGCAGTCCGCCTGTCGTGCACCGAGACAAATCGAGCAAGAACATTCTGCTGGATTCAGAGCTCAAGGCTCGTGTTGCAGACTTTGGCATTGCAAGGTCAGTGAATCCGGATTCGTCGAATTGGAGTGAGCATGCAGGCACACCCGGATACATGGCACCAG AGCTTTCTTACACcatgaagatcaccgagaagcatGATGTGTATAGCTTTGGCGTGGTGATTCTGGAAGTGCTGCAAGGGAGGCATCCTGGGGAGCTCATCTCCGCTTGGCCATCAGATGGTCAAAGTATATTGCTCATGGATCTACTGGACCAACGTATCCCACTCCCAACACCGGAGGAATCAAATGCTGTGATGTTGGCTGCAAAGCTTGCGCTACAATGCATCAGCATCAGACCACAGTCTCGACCAAGCATGCAACATGTATCTCAAGCACTTGATGCTGGCAAGGTTGAAGCTACTCGGCAGCCTTTTCACACAGTTCAATTGCATCAGTTGATGAGGTTCACATGA
- the LOC135637138 gene encoding histone-lysine N-methyltransferase family member SUVH9-like, producing the protein MVPPPPPPPPLPSPTPFQDLNLFPIAKLEPKPEPVDGCPSQLEPLGPAEPLPPPDASPEEAALLLDYFRRSHLFAADDDRSRHCSIVPAPVAPACSSAIVAAKKRKARSAEMVRVSGIGPRDRLYFRGLVRRTRITYDSLRALLLLRDEDRGETFLREEAFVAAWGRRTRPDLRAAALMTDRDLWLNRDRRIIGSIPGISVGDVFFFRMELCVVGLHGQVQAGIDYVPASRSASGEPVATSIIVSGGYEDDDDKGVVLIYTGHGGRSQNMQRHCVNQKLEGGNLALERSMNYGIEIRVIRGIKFDGSPSGRVYVYDGLYKIVDCWMDVGKSGFTVYKYKFLRMEGQEEMGSEILKLADKLKVNPLSVRPVGYLSLDISRGKENLPVSIFNDIDDDRDPLMFEYLTRPILPPEAFQGKVKADDWNGCDCTLNCSAGCYCAKKNGGDFAYNRDGILLRGKSLIYECGTLCRCPPTCPNRVSQKGVSHRLEVFRSMETGWGVRSLDLIRAGTFICEFSGIAITKAQAEVLSRNNECLVNPGQFPRRWTEWGDISDISPDYLLADSPSMPDLNFSIDVSRARNVACYLSHSSCPNVFVQFVLFDHNVSYPHVMIFAVENIPPLRELSVDYGIGDEIVERLTL; encoded by the coding sequence ATggttcctccgccgccgccaccgccaccgctgccTTCGCCGACTCCGTTTCAGGACCTCAATCTCTTCCCCATCGCGAAGCTCGAGCCAAAACCGGAGCCTGTCGATGGCTGCCCGTCTCAGCTCGAACCTCTCGGTCCGGCGGAACCGCTCCCTCCTCCCGACGCTAGCCCCGAAGAGGCCGCGCTCCTCCTTGACTACTTCCGCCGATCTCACCTCTTCGCCGCCGATGACGACCGCAGCCGCCACTGCTCCATCGTACCCGCCCCGGTGGCGCCTGCCTGCTCGTCCGCCATCGTCGCCGCCAAGAAGCGCAAGGCCCGGTCCGCAGAGATGGTCCGCGTCTCTGGCATCGGCCCTCGCGACCGGCTCTATTTCCGCGGTCTCGTCCGCCGGACCCGCATCACCTACGACTCCCTGcgtgccctcctcctcctccgcgacGAGGATCGAGGCGAGACCTTCCTCCGCGAGGAAGCCTTCGTGGCCGCCTGGGGCCGGCGGACCCGCCCCGACCTCAGGGCCGCCGCCCTCATGACCGATCGCGACCTCTGGCTCAACCGCGACCGGcgcatcatcggatccatccccgGGATCAGCGTCGGCGACGTCTTCTTCTTCCGGATGGAGCTATGCGTGGTCGGCCTGCACGGCCAGGTCCAGGCTGGCATCGATTACGTCCCAGCCAGCCGGAGCGCCAGTGGCGAGCCCGTTGCCACCAGCATCATCGTGTCCGGCGGTTATGAGGACGACGATGACAAGGGCGTCGTGCTCATCTACACCGGCCATGGTGGCCGTTCCCAGAACATGCAGCGGCACTGCGTCAACCAGAAGCTCGAAGGAGGGAATCTCGCACTGGAGCGCAGCATGAATTACGGTATTGAAATTCGGGTTATTCGTGGCATCAAGTTCGACGGGAGCCCCTCCGGAAGGGTTTATGTCTATGACGGGCTTTACAAGATTGTTGATTGCTGGATGGATGTCGGGAAGTCAGGTTTTACGGTGTACAAGTACAAGTTTCTAAGAATGGAAGGCCAAGAGGAGATGGGCAGTGAAATTCTTAAACTAGCTGATAAGTTGAAGGTGAATCCATTGAGCGTGAGACCGGTCGGGTATCTCAGCCTCGACATTTCAAGGGGGAAGGAGAATTTGCCTGTTTCTATTTTCAATGACATTGATGATGATCGAGATCCATTGATGTTTGAGTATCTCACTCGTCCCATTCTCCCTCCTGAGGCTTTTCAGGGAAAGGTGAAAGCAGATGATTGGAATGGGTGTGACTGCACTTTAAATTGCTCAGCCGGTTGCTATTGTGCGAAGAAGAATGGGGGTGACTTTGCTTATAATCGTGATGGGATCCTCTTGAGGGGAAAATCATTGATATATGAATGTGGCACCTTGTGCCGATGCCCGCCAACTTGTCCTAACCGGGTAAGCCAGAAGGGAGTCAGCCATCGGTTGGAGGTGTTCAGATCCATGGAGACAGGGTGGGGAGTTAGGTCGTTGGATTTGATTCGGGCTGGAACATTTATTTGTGAATTTAGTGGGATTGCAATCACCAAGGCACAGGCAGAGGTGCTTTCaagaaataatgaatgtttggtgaATCCGGGTCAGTTTCCAAGAAGGTGGACCGAGTGGGGAGACATTTCGGATATTTCACCTGATTATCTACTAGCTGACTCTCCTTCTATGCCTGATCTCAATTTTTCGATAGATGTTTCAAGAGCGAGGAATGTTGCCTGCTATCTCAGCCATAGCTCTTGTCCAAACGTGTTTGTGCAGTTTGTCCTTTTCGATCATAATGTGTCATATCCTCATGTTATGATATTTGCAGTGGAGAATATTCCTCCTTTAAGAGAGCTGAGCGTTGATTACGGGATTGGGGATGAAATTGTTGAGAGACTAACACTGTAG
- the LOC135637214 gene encoding photosystem I reaction center subunit IV, chloroplastic-like, giving the protein MATSGLASAASSFVLASSLPTAAINTPSRVSFVTFSRPSRKLVVRAEEAAAPPPPPPAEAGEKAVAKPPPPPPIGPKRGAKVKILRKESYWYKGIGSVVTVDQDPKTRYPVVVRFNKVNYAGVSTNNYALDEIQEV; this is encoded by the exons ATGGCAACCTCCGGCTTGGCCTCGGCTGCTTCGAGCTTCGTGCTCGCCTCCAGCCTTCCTACCGCTGCCATCAACACACCCTCGCGTGTCAGCTTCGTTACCTTCTCCAGGCCAAGTAGAAAGTTGGTGGTTCGAGCCGAAGAGGCGGCGGCTCCGCCACCGCCACCCCCGGCAGAAGCGGGAGAGAAGGCAGTTGCCaagcctccgccgccgccaccaatCGGTCCAAAGAGAGGCGCGAAG GTGAAGATTCTGCGAAAGGAATCCTACTGGTACAAAGGCATTGGATCGGTTGTGACTGTGGACCAG GATCCCAAGACTCGTTATCCCGTCGTGGTTCGATTCAACAAGGTGAACTATGCCGGCGTCTCGACCAACAACTACGCTTTGGATGAAATCCAGGAAGTGTAA